The following coding sequences are from one Elusimicrobiota bacterium window:
- the fliA gene encoding RNA polymerase sigma factor FliA, which translates to MSIEANRQDQLGTEEVLELHEGFVRSRAMRWMTAMPHLEMYADDLMQEGRIALWQAMDHYDATRGVTLLTYAGRWVDNLMRNFVWRKSQLIRYPQGKAVSFMRLDEAMDGDEERTMHGALTMPDPETWSADDRHTAMMRALEKLTEPERRVVVECVMKGRLQREVAAEMGVSHTWVQCLMERAMTRLRRLMGVKVDKKDLLAGWVPMKTWLAQRAEEQGVTPHAVRLQLYRGTRRLPEARQIGRRFFVRAEAVEGAKFKASRATLESGVAA; encoded by the coding sequence ATGAGTATTGAGGCGAACAGACAGGACCAACTGGGCACCGAGGAGGTGCTGGAGCTGCATGAGGGCTTTGTGAGAAGCCGGGCGATGCGGTGGATGACGGCGATGCCGCATCTGGAGATGTATGCGGATGATCTGATGCAGGAGGGGAGGATCGCGCTGTGGCAGGCGATGGATCACTACGACGCGACGCGCGGGGTGACGCTGCTGACCTATGCGGGGAGATGGGTGGATAACCTGATGCGGAATTTTGTGTGGCGGAAGAGCCAGTTGATCCGGTATCCGCAGGGGAAGGCGGTGTCGTTTATGCGGCTGGATGAGGCGATGGACGGCGATGAGGAGCGGACGATGCACGGGGCGCTGACGATGCCGGACCCGGAGACGTGGAGCGCGGATGACCGGCACACGGCGATGATGCGGGCGCTGGAAAAACTGACTGAGCCGGAGCGCCGGGTGGTGGTGGAGTGCGTGATGAAGGGGCGGCTGCAACGCGAGGTGGCGGCGGAGATGGGCGTGTCTCACACATGGGTGCAGTGCCTGATGGAGCGTGCGATGACCAGGCTGCGCCGACTGATGGGGGTGAAGGTGGATAAAAAGGACCTGCTGGCGGGCTGGGTGCCGATGAAAACGTGGCTGGCGCAGCGCGCGGAGGAGCAAGGTGTGACGCCGCATGCGGTTCGGTTGCAGTTGTATCGCGGGACGCGGCGGCTGCCGGAGGCGAGGCAGATCGGGCGGCGGTTTTTTGTGCGGGCGGAGGCGGTGGAGGGGGCGAAGTTTAAAGCGTCACGTGCGACGCTGGAAAGCGGGGTGGCGGCATGA